In a genomic window of Niallia taxi:
- a CDS encoding DUF2750 domain-containing protein, translating to MKLFKRMILKRPAEKRLIYFYTIVSMDEQVWLLRDENGDLLTLEEEGDFEFSLPVWPRRSFAEMEAEVIGGKYEAFNIPLNEFMDDLLVEIEKDNGVAAIFPSEKGAILQTRDEIKEMLRNI from the coding sequence ATGAAATTATTTAAACGAATGATTTTAAAACGTCCTGCCGAAAAACGGCTTATCTATTTTTATACAATAGTATCTATGGATGAGCAGGTTTGGTTGCTGCGCGATGAAAATGGTGATTTGTTAACGCTGGAAGAAGAGGGCGATTTTGAATTTTCATTGCCTGTTTGGCCAAGGAGAAGCTTTGCGGAGATGGAGGCTGAAGTGATAGGTGGGAAGTATGAGGCATTCAACATTCCATTGAATGAGTTTATGGATGATTTACTTGTTGAAATAGAAAAGGATAATGGCGTGGCTGCCATATTTCCAAGTGAAAAAGGGGCAATCCTGCAAACTCGTGATGAGATAAAAGAAATGCTTCGTAATATATAA
- a CDS encoding urea amidolyase associated protein UAAP1, with amino-acid sequence MDTVINIPGGGKWSGVISRGKTIKFTATEDGANLSLLLYSAADTAERYNMPDTLKAQHTSHLTKGNVLMSDNGRVLASIIDDSLGWHDTISGYISRRLVDERYGKTTYQEFRNDWHRSGEENFAVELFRNGMTVRDLVPVVNLFSKVYCTEDGNMHYALKHAKKGDFIVLRTEMDVLLITSNTPNPLNPSTNYPAVPVKLEVTAATPISEDDCCLNYCPENRRAFENTWNYSALTIGGMQ; translated from the coding sequence ATGGATACAGTTATTAACATTCCTGGTGGTGGAAAATGGTCTGGTGTGATCAGCCGTGGAAAAACGATTAAATTTACAGCAACTGAGGATGGTGCAAATCTTTCCCTGCTTTTGTATTCTGCTGCAGATACTGCTGAAAGGTATAATATGCCAGATACATTAAAGGCACAGCATACCTCTCACTTAACGAAGGGAAATGTGCTGATGAGTGATAACGGCCGCGTCCTTGCAAGTATTATTGACGATTCATTGGGCTGGCATGACACTATATCGGGCTATATCTCACGTCGACTTGTCGATGAGCGCTATGGCAAAACAACTTATCAGGAATTTAGAAATGACTGGCACCGCAGTGGTGAGGAGAACTTTGCAGTTGAATTGTTCCGTAATGGGATGACTGTTCGTGATCTTGTGCCTGTTGTCAATTTATTCTCTAAGGTCTATTGCACAGAGGATGGAAACATGCATTATGCCCTTAAGCATGCAAAAAAAGGCGACTTTATTGTCCTAAGAACAGAAATGGATGTCCTCCTTATTACATCCAATACACCGAATCCTTTAAATCCAAGCACCAATTATCCTGCTGTTCCAGTAAAACTGGAGGTCACAGCTGCGACTCCAATTAGTGAGGATGATTGCTGCCTCAATTATTGTCCAGAAAACAGGCGTGCCTTTGAAAACACATGGAATTATTCAGCACTTACGATAGGAGGAATGCAATAA
- a CDS encoding APC family permease, which translates to MINQKPTLAKTLKLHQVVFMGLAWMTPMIFFTVYGVAFEAADGMMTPAYLIAFIAIFFTAFSYSRMVKAYPISGSAYTYTKKSIHPKVGFLVGWALLLDYVFSPIIAILTFGIFMNTEFPSIPVFVWIIIMNIVLVIVNIIGIKSAARISGISVLVQIAFIVLFCALIVKDVLSGDTAASSLFSLAPFLSDHSSLSAVFTGASLICFCFLGFDAVTTMSEETIKAEKTVSKAIFLIVLIAAVMYIAISYLTQVAFPNFAFSNPDNAAYALVQLVGGNLLSSIFIMVLIIATFTQGVSSMTSVSRFLFALGRESILPVKLFTAIHPKYKTPVANIIFVGVISFAAVFFDLDTAVTFVSFGALTAFTFVNISVIGHYYIKQKERSLKGTFVYLVFPLIGAGFICWLLTLLNKQTLMYGLAWLIIGFIYMAIRKAWITSKDKSSTTRKKLLQQKTMSDNLTD; encoded by the coding sequence ATGATTAATCAAAAACCGACACTCGCAAAAACCTTAAAGCTCCATCAAGTTGTATTCATGGGGCTTGCGTGGATGACACCAATGATATTTTTTACCGTTTATGGAGTGGCATTTGAAGCTGCAGATGGCATGATGACTCCTGCTTATTTGATTGCTTTTATAGCGATCTTTTTCACCGCCTTCAGTTATAGCCGCATGGTAAAGGCTTACCCTATTTCTGGCTCCGCTTATACGTATACAAAAAAATCCATTCATCCGAAGGTCGGTTTCTTAGTCGGTTGGGCACTTTTATTAGATTATGTATTCTCCCCTATTATTGCTATTTTAACGTTTGGTATCTTTATGAATACAGAATTCCCCTCTATTCCGGTATTCGTTTGGATTATTATCATGAACATCGTGCTAGTTATTGTTAACATCATCGGCATTAAGTCTGCAGCCCGTATCAGCGGTATATCTGTCCTTGTGCAAATTGCCTTTATCGTGTTATTTTGTGCATTAATTGTTAAGGATGTTCTTTCTGGTGACACTGCTGCTAGCTCGCTCTTTTCCCTTGCACCGTTTTTAAGTGATCATAGTTCATTAAGCGCAGTATTCACTGGTGCTTCCCTAATTTGCTTCTGTTTTCTTGGCTTTGATGCAGTCACTACCATGTCTGAAGAAACAATAAAAGCGGAAAAAACCGTTTCGAAAGCAATTTTTCTGATCGTCCTTATTGCGGCTGTCATGTATATTGCAATTTCTTATTTAACACAAGTTGCTTTTCCTAACTTTGCATTTTCGAATCCAGATAATGCTGCATACGCACTTGTTCAGCTTGTTGGTGGTAATCTATTAAGCTCTATCTTTATTATGGTGTTGATAATTGCTACCTTCACTCAAGGAGTTTCCTCGATGACAAGTGTGAGCAGATTCCTGTTCGCTTTAGGTCGTGAATCGATTCTCCCTGTGAAGCTGTTTACAGCCATTCATCCAAAATACAAAACTCCTGTTGCTAACATCATCTTTGTCGGAGTAATTTCCTTCGCTGCTGTCTTTTTTGATCTTGATACAGCTGTAACATTTGTCAGCTTCGGTGCTTTGACTGCCTTTACCTTTGTGAATATTTCTGTTATTGGACACTACTATATTAAGCAAAAAGAACGTTCCTTGAAGGGAACCTTTGTCTATCTTGTTTTCCCTTTAATTGGCGCTGGTTTTATATGCTGGCTGTTGACACTGCTTAATAAACAAACACTCATGTATGGATTGGCTTGGCTTATTATTGGCTTTATTTACATGGCCATAAGAAAAGCATGGATAACATCAAAAGATAAAAGCTCCACAACAAGGAAAAAATTGCTGCAACAAAAAACTATGTCAGATAATCTGACAGATTAG
- a CDS encoding GNAT family N-acetyltransferase, protein MKVNIRFYEISDAHMKLQLELNNKEHFERWSPIKPSETFYTLEGQTDWIEKSREKAKNDERYDFGIFLEAELIGAINFFFVERGPKQTCMVGYQLDSKHNGKGYMQQALTEGLKIIFTELNFHRVIAGVSPQNPGSIRVLEKAGFVQEGLERKSLLIDGEWRDHILMAILEEDFTHHPQRSF, encoded by the coding sequence ATGAAGGTTAATATTAGATTCTATGAAATATCAGATGCTCACATGAAGCTGCAGCTGGAATTAAACAATAAAGAGCATTTCGAAAGATGGTCACCAATTAAACCAAGTGAAACGTTTTATACTTTAGAGGGCCAAACAGATTGGATTGAAAAAAGTAGAGAAAAAGCAAAAAATGATGAAAGATACGATTTTGGTATTTTCCTAGAAGCAGAATTAATTGGTGCAATCAACTTTTTCTTTGTCGAGAGAGGCCCAAAGCAAACGTGCATGGTAGGATACCAGTTAGACTCCAAGCATAATGGAAAAGGCTATATGCAGCAGGCTTTAACGGAAGGATTGAAAATCATCTTTACAGAATTGAATTTTCATCGGGTAATCGCAGGTGTTAGCCCGCAAAATCCTGGTTCGATTAGAGTGTTGGAAAAGGCCGGATTTGTGCAAGAAGGCTTAGAGCGGAAGAGTCTATTGATAGATGGAGAATGGCGTGATCATATCCTTATGGCAATACTGGAAGAGGACTTTACCCATCATCCACAAAGGAGTTTCTAA
- a CDS encoding small multi-drug export protein, with translation MVEWVQSTDGLWQYFALFIISLLPFLDVFYIIPVGILFDMSPIAVGIIAFLGNFLMVLVFAIFFRQIAEWRRKRKAKKGITEPSKRETRAKQIWEKYGLPVFALLSPSILGTDLAALMALLFGSSRKKVVTWLGVSLVIWSVVMTVGSVYGLQYIKWYE, from the coding sequence ATGGTCGAATGGGTTCAAAGCACAGATGGGTTGTGGCAATATTTTGCCTTATTTATTATTTCGTTGTTACCATTTTTAGATGTTTTTTATATAATTCCAGTTGGTATTCTTTTTGATATGTCACCAATTGCAGTTGGAATTATTGCCTTTTTAGGTAATTTTTTAATGGTGTTAGTTTTCGCGATATTTTTTAGACAAATAGCTGAATGGCGTAGGAAAAGAAAAGCGAAAAAAGGAATAACAGAGCCATCCAAACGAGAAACACGAGCCAAACAAATTTGGGAAAAGTACGGTTTGCCTGTGTTTGCTTTGTTATCACCTTCTATCCTTGGCACAGACCTTGCTGCATTAATGGCACTTTTATTTGGTTCTTCTAGAAAGAAGGTTGTTACTTGGCTTGGTGTTAGTTTAGTTATTTGGTCTGTTGTAATGACAGTGGGCTCTGTTTATGGCTTGCAGTATATAAAATGGTATGAATAA
- a CDS encoding PspC domain-containing protein — MRNKLKKSATDKALTGVCGGIAEYFGISSFAVRLIFIVLLPSNIIIYLILANAMADSPRSL; from the coding sequence GTGAGGAATAAATTAAAAAAATCAGCAACAGATAAGGCGTTAACAGGTGTTTGCGGTGGAATCGCAGAATACTTTGGGATATCTTCATTTGCAGTGAGACTAATATTTATTGTTCTGTTACCTTCCAATATCATTATATATCTCATTCTTGCTAATGCGATGGCAGATAGTCCCCGCTCATTATAA
- the uca gene encoding urea carboxylase, which translates to MYTKVLIANRGAIAVRIERTLRKMGIQSVAVYTKADQDSLHVDLADEAILIGEGAAKDSYLNGELLLNIAQETGAQAIHPGYGFLSENADFARACFENNIAFIGPTPEQIELFGLKHSAREIAERANVPMLSGTQLITELSAALSEAAKIGYPVMLKSTAGGGGIGMRVCEDEAALSNVFESVSRLAQTNFNNGGVFLEKYIQKARHVEVQIFGNEFGEVAALGERDCSIQRRNQKVVEESPAPCLSSAVREQMLLASKRLAAEVGYRSAGTVEFLYDPDTEQFYFLEVNTRLQVEHGVTEEVLRIDLVEWMVRESAGELRGLEQLYKKPVGHSIQARIYAEDCLNDFRPSGGQIDQVVFPENARVESWVRDGLTVTSFYDPMLAKIIVHGDTREEALHKLDTALAEARFYGITTNLSYIRALLMEDNCRNGLVYTRMLEGFSPAEQAIEVLDGGIQTTVQDWPGRIGHWDVGVPPCGPMDPLSFRIGNKLLGNTENASGLELTLRGGTYRFRFDTAFCLTGADMHATLGDVEVPMYTVINAKRGQTLTFGEADTGMRTYFLIAGGLDMPLYLGSAATFTLGGFGGHGGRALRTGDVLSVNDASLPAYTAVINDRKPVITKEWTIGVIPGPHCTTEFLLPEYLQQLTDTSWEVHFNSSRTGVRLVGPAPLWSRSDGGEAGLHPSNIHDNAYAVGTLDLTGDMPILLGPDGPSLGGFVCPVTTASAEFWKIGQLHAGDKIRFKLITLEEAEALRDSQEQYLQSIGEREVAVLPALTEDIVQLPCDYPVLLEQSTGRIPMKIRAAGDKHVLVEYGEMELDLLLRFQVHALMEAMQKETDLPIIEMTPGIRSLQIHIDASKMTVKELSNMIASINDSLPPLEEIEVPSRIVRLPLSWDDPSTQLAIDRYQKNVRPDAPWCPSNLEFIRRVNGLNDMEDVKRIVFDANYLVLGLGDVYLGAPVATPVDPRHRLVTTKYNPARTWTPENAVGIGGAYMCVYGMEGPGGYQFVGRTVQVWNKLRETESFQAGKPWLLRFFDQISFYPVSADELLVMREDFLRGRFEIDITETTFKLGDYLAFLSSIEESTNTFRSKQQAAFHEERERWQELGLAEYVSEQETAEPAEEVLPDGAEAVRSSMPGSVWKVLVSSGDRVQKGDTLIIEESMKMEFPQAAPFDGTIESIHVAPGDEVYAGQLIVSIKRAERGDLSADKFPKDIIHS; encoded by the coding sequence ATGTATACAAAAGTATTAATTGCCAACCGCGGAGCGATTGCTGTTCGCATTGAACGTACTCTTCGAAAAATGGGAATTCAGTCTGTGGCTGTTTATACGAAGGCTGACCAAGACAGCCTTCATGTTGATTTGGCAGATGAAGCCATTCTGATTGGTGAAGGTGCTGCAAAGGATTCTTATTTAAATGGAGAGCTTCTTCTTAATATAGCGCAGGAAACAGGTGCCCAAGCAATCCATCCTGGCTATGGCTTTTTAAGTGAAAATGCTGATTTTGCACGGGCCTGCTTTGAGAATAACATTGCCTTTATCGGGCCAACACCAGAGCAAATCGAGCTGTTTGGCTTAAAGCATTCCGCCAGGGAAATTGCCGAAAGAGCAAATGTTCCGATGCTTTCTGGTACACAGCTTATAACGGAGCTTTCAGCAGCTCTGTCAGAAGCAGCAAAAATCGGCTATCCAGTCATGCTGAAAAGCACAGCTGGTGGCGGTGGTATCGGCATGCGCGTTTGCGAGGATGAAGCAGCATTAAGCAATGTTTTCGAGTCTGTAAGCAGGCTGGCTCAAACGAACTTTAACAACGGTGGCGTCTTTTTAGAAAAATATATTCAAAAGGCCCGTCATGTTGAAGTCCAAATATTTGGGAATGAATTTGGCGAGGTGGCAGCACTTGGTGAACGAGATTGCTCGATTCAACGCCGCAATCAAAAAGTCGTTGAGGAAAGTCCAGCTCCCTGCCTGTCTTCTGCAGTTCGTGAACAAATGCTGCTGGCTTCAAAGCGCCTTGCAGCAGAGGTTGGTTATCGCAGTGCAGGAACAGTTGAATTTTTGTATGATCCAGACACAGAGCAATTTTACTTTCTTGAAGTAAACACAAGACTGCAAGTAGAGCATGGCGTGACAGAGGAAGTTCTTCGAATTGATTTAGTCGAGTGGATGGTCAGAGAATCAGCCGGCGAGTTACGTGGCCTTGAGCAATTATACAAAAAACCAGTTGGTCACAGTATCCAAGCAAGAATTTATGCTGAAGATTGCTTAAATGACTTCCGTCCAAGCGGTGGTCAGATAGATCAAGTAGTTTTCCCTGAAAATGCTCGGGTAGAATCGTGGGTACGTGACGGACTTACGGTTACATCTTTTTACGATCCGATGCTTGCAAAAATTATTGTGCATGGAGACACTCGGGAAGAAGCGCTTCATAAGCTGGACACAGCCCTAGCAGAGGCAAGATTTTATGGTATCACTACAAATCTGTCCTACATTCGCGCACTTTTAATGGAAGACAATTGCCGAAACGGACTTGTTTATACGCGGATGCTTGAAGGCTTTTCACCTGCTGAACAAGCAATAGAGGTGCTTGATGGTGGTATTCAAACTACTGTGCAGGATTGGCCAGGAAGAATTGGTCATTGGGACGTTGGTGTTCCTCCATGCGGACCAATGGACCCACTATCCTTCCGAATTGGAAACAAACTATTAGGCAATACCGAAAATGCATCAGGATTGGAGTTAACTCTCCGCGGCGGCACATACCGCTTCCGCTTTGACACTGCCTTCTGTTTAACTGGTGCCGATATGCATGCCACGCTTGGGGATGTGGAAGTGCCAATGTACACTGTAATCAATGCAAAAAGAGGTCAAACGTTAACATTCGGAGAAGCTGATACAGGTATGAGGACGTATTTCCTTATTGCAGGCGGATTGGATATGCCCCTTTATTTAGGCAGTGCTGCAACCTTTACTCTTGGTGGTTTTGGTGGACATGGCGGCAGAGCATTACGAACTGGTGACGTATTATCTGTTAACGATGCTTCCCTGCCTGCTTATACTGCAGTCATAAATGACCGTAAACCAGTGATTACTAAAGAATGGACAATTGGTGTCATCCCTGGTCCGCATTGCACAACAGAGTTTTTGTTGCCTGAATATTTGCAGCAGCTTACAGATACAAGCTGGGAGGTTCACTTTAACAGTTCACGTACAGGAGTTCGCTTAGTTGGTCCTGCTCCCTTGTGGTCACGCAGTGACGGTGGTGAAGCTGGACTGCATCCATCAAATATCCATGATAATGCTTATGCAGTTGGTACACTTGATTTAACTGGTGACATGCCGATATTACTCGGTCCTGATGGGCCAAGTCTCGGTGGATTTGTTTGCCCTGTCACAACTGCTTCAGCAGAATTTTGGAAAATTGGCCAGCTTCATGCTGGTGACAAAATCCGCTTCAAGCTGATTACACTGGAAGAGGCAGAAGCGCTTCGCGACTCGCAGGAGCAATATCTTCAAAGCATTGGAGAAAGGGAAGTAGCGGTTCTGCCAGCACTTACCGAGGATATTGTCCAGCTTCCCTGCGATTACCCTGTTTTACTGGAACAGTCAACAGGAAGAATTCCGATGAAAATCAGAGCGGCTGGTGATAAGCATGTGTTAGTCGAATATGGTGAGATGGAGCTTGACTTACTGCTGCGTTTTCAAGTTCATGCCTTAATGGAAGCCATGCAAAAAGAAACTGATTTGCCTATCATTGAAATGACACCAGGCATACGTTCACTGCAGATTCATATTGATGCATCCAAAATGACAGTTAAAGAACTAAGCAACATGATTGCTTCTATCAATGACTCACTCCCACCATTAGAGGAAATTGAAGTGCCATCACGTATTGTCCGCCTTCCCCTTTCATGGGATGATCCATCAACACAATTGGCTATCGACAGATACCAAAAGAATGTTAGACCTGATGCTCCTTGGTGTCCTAGTAATTTAGAGTTCATACGACGTGTTAACGGATTAAATGATATGGAAGACGTGAAGCGAATTGTCTTTGATGCCAATTATCTTGTTCTTGGCCTTGGCGATGTGTATCTTGGCGCACCTGTCGCAACACCAGTAGACCCGCGCCACCGTCTTGTTACAACAAAATATAATCCTGCCCGAACTTGGACACCAGAAAATGCAGTTGGTATCGGCGGTGCTTATATGTGTGTTTATGGTATGGAAGGACCAGGAGGCTATCAATTTGTCGGCCGAACTGTTCAGGTATGGAACAAATTGCGGGAAACAGAAAGCTTTCAGGCTGGAAAGCCATGGCTGCTTCGCTTCTTTGATCAAATTTCATTTTATCCAGTAAGTGCAGATGAATTACTAGTAATGCGCGAAGACTTCCTGCGCGGAAGATTTGAAATTGATATAACCGAAACAACCTTTAAGCTTGGTGATTATTTAGCATTTCTATCCTCAATTGAGGAAAGTACAAATACATTCCGGAGCAAACAGCAAGCCGCCTTCCATGAAGAGCGTGAAAGATGGCAGGAGCTTGGGTTGGCAGAGTATGTGTCAGAGCAAGAAACAGCTGAGCCTGCAGAGGAAGTACTTCCAGATGGTGCAGAAGCTGTGCGCAGCTCCATGCCAGGAAGTGTTTGGAAGGTACTAGTTTCATCTGGAGACCGCGTTCAAAAAGGCGATACATTAATAATTGAAGAAAGCATGAAAATGGAATTTCCACAAGCAGCTCCTTTTGATGGAACCATTGAATCTATTCATGTTGCCCCAGGTGATGAGGTATATGCAGGCCAGTTAATTGTTTCAATAAAAAGAGCAGAAAGAGGTGATTTAAGTGCAGACAAATTCCCTAAAGACATTATCCATTCATGA
- a CDS encoding DUF4386 domain-containing protein has product MNSNKKAARLVGILFILAAVTAVIGLLLYDPILNESDYLTAGAEHSRQVVLGAVLELILVVSAVGTATTMYPILKKYDGTIALWHVCFRFLEAVVIIIGIISVLALLTLSQEYIAGGAQNSSAFEASGTVLKAIHEWTFLLGPNFMLGINTMMYSFIFYKSKLVPRFIPIIGMTGGALVFICSILVMFDVIEQVSVWGALLAMPVAANEMILAVWLITKGFNDAPLLKMIKEKQNMSS; this is encoded by the coding sequence ATGAATTCAAACAAAAAAGCTGCTAGATTAGTCGGAATTCTGTTTATACTTGCTGCCGTTACAGCAGTCATAGGGCTATTACTATATGATCCGATTCTAAATGAATCAGATTATCTTACTGCAGGTGCTGAACATTCAAGACAGGTAGTATTAGGGGCAGTTTTGGAATTAATACTTGTTGTATCAGCAGTTGGTACTGCTACAACGATGTATCCGATATTGAAAAAGTATGATGGAACAATCGCACTTTGGCATGTTTGCTTCCGGTTTCTTGAGGCTGTTGTTATTATAATCGGAATAATCAGCGTGTTGGCATTACTAACATTAAGCCAGGAATATATAGCGGGTGGTGCGCAAAATTCTTCTGCCTTTGAAGCATCTGGAACCGTACTAAAAGCGATACATGAATGGACATTTTTACTTGGTCCGAATTTCATGCTTGGCATCAACACAATGATGTATAGTTTTATCTTTTATAAATCGAAGCTCGTACCGCGGTTTATCCCTATAATAGGAATGACAGGTGGAGCGCTCGTATTTATTTGTTCTATTTTAGTAATGTTTGATGTGATTGAACAAGTTTCAGTCTGGGGTGCTTTATTAGCTATGCCGGTAGCAGCTAATGAAATGATTCTAGCAGTTTGGCTTATTACTAAAGGCTTTAATGATGCCCCACTTCTAAAAATGATAAAAGAGAAACAAAATATGAGCAGTTAA
- a CDS encoding helix-turn-helix transcriptional regulator, whose protein sequence is MGKHLVGNHIRRLRFNHNEMTQQQLADKAGVTRQTIVALEKGNYSPSLELAFRIAHAFDLPLEEVFFYEKDN, encoded by the coding sequence ATGGGAAAGCATCTTGTCGGCAATCATATTAGAAGATTGCGATTTAACCATAATGAAATGACACAGCAGCAATTGGCTGACAAGGCAGGCGTGACAAGACAAACTATTGTGGCACTCGAAAAAGGTAACTACTCCCCATCTTTAGAATTAGCCTTTCGTATTGCCCATGCTTTTGATTTGCCATTAGAAGAAGTTTTCTTTTACGAAAAAGACAATTAA
- a CDS encoding urea amidolyase associated protein UAAP2 — MAVLYRVESERKQENAFISETIPAGDGWTYTLEPGQVLRIVDLEGNQAADTLFYDAENPIDHYSAVNTITNQGNVYLTTGSVLLSESGKELVKIVADTCGNHDTLGGACSAQSNTVRYAHETLPMHNCRDTFMLQLSNNDPRFTKRDLAPNINFFMNVPVTPDGGLTFADGVSAPGYYVEMEAAARVLVLISNCPQLNNPCNAYNPTPIQVLVWDK, encoded by the coding sequence ATGGCAGTACTTTACCGAGTTGAAAGCGAACGTAAACAGGAAAATGCCTTCATATCAGAAACAATTCCGGCTGGCGATGGCTGGACATACACTTTAGAGCCAGGGCAGGTTCTGCGAATCGTCGATTTAGAAGGAAATCAAGCTGCTGATACGCTCTTTTATGATGCGGAGAATCCTATTGACCATTATAGTGCAGTCAATACGATTACCAATCAAGGCAATGTATATTTAACGACTGGTTCTGTCCTTTTATCAGAGTCTGGCAAGGAGTTAGTGAAAATTGTCGCAGATACATGTGGTAACCACGATACACTCGGCGGCGCATGTTCGGCTCAAAGCAATACTGTCCGCTATGCACATGAAACACTGCCAATGCATAACTGCCGAGATACCTTTATGCTGCAGCTATCAAACAATGACCCCCGCTTTACAAAACGGGACTTGGCTCCAAATATTAACTTTTTTATGAATGTTCCCGTCACACCAGATGGCGGCTTAACGTTTGCTGATGGTGTTTCTGCTCCTGGCTATTATGTAGAAATGGAAGCAGCAGCTCGTGTACTTGTGTTAATCAGCAACTGCCCACAATTAAATAATCCTTGTAATGCTTATAACCCAACCCCAATACAAGTGCTTGTTTGGGATAAATGA
- a CDS encoding nitroreductase family protein, with amino-acid sequence MSKFQKTNDFNEIVYGRRSIKVYDPTVKISREEMSEILEKASKAPSSINMQPWRFVVIDTEEGKEKLAPLSRFNKEKVLSSSAVIAIFGDKKNFDYAEEIYSNAVELGYMPQEVKDAQINAFTPYYANMSDDVMKDTIMLDAGLVSMQLMLVARAHGYDTNPIGGYEKDQIAESFGLEKDRYIPIMLLTIGKAANEGFQSYRLPVDTITEWR; translated from the coding sequence ATGAGTAAATTCCAAAAAACAAATGACTTCAATGAAATTGTATATGGTCGTCGTTCCATTAAAGTATATGATCCAACAGTAAAAATCAGCCGTGAGGAAATGAGCGAAATTTTAGAGAAAGCTTCCAAAGCTCCCTCTTCCATTAATATGCAGCCTTGGCGCTTTGTAGTGATTGATACGGAAGAAGGTAAAGAAAAGCTAGCTCCTCTATCTAGATTTAATAAAGAGAAAGTATTAAGCTCGTCTGCAGTAATTGCTATTTTCGGAGACAAGAAAAACTTTGATTATGCTGAAGAAATCTACAGTAATGCTGTTGAGCTTGGCTACATGCCTCAAGAAGTTAAGGATGCTCAAATAAACGCATTCACACCTTACTACGCAAATATGTCAGATGATGTAATGAAGGATACTATCATGCTTGATGCTGGTCTTGTTTCCATGCAGCTTATGCTAGTTGCTCGTGCACATGGTTATGATACAAATCCAATCGGCGGTTATGAAAAAGACCAAATTGCCGAAAGCTTTGGTTTAGAAAAGGATCGTTATATTCCAATTATGCTGCTAACAATTGGTAAAGCTGCAAATGAAGGCTTCCAATCTTATCGTCTGCCTGTTGATACGATTACAGAATGGAGATAA